Proteins found in one Fusarium oxysporum Fo47 chromosome V, complete sequence genomic segment:
- a CDS encoding endoplasmic reticulum vesicle transporter-domain-containing protein, translated as MMNGMEKSDYDEDRFGPKEGSLVSAFDAFPKSKPQYIQRTSGGGKWTVAVSIISLVLIWGELGRWWRGAESHNFEVEAGVSRELQINMDIVVKMNCDDIHVNVQDASGDHILAAKRLKADRTLWSQWVDNKGMHKLGRDSQGRVNTGSGYNELGYEDEGFGEEHVHDIVALGKKRAKWAKTPKFRGNADSCRIYGSLDLNKVQGDFHITARGHGYRGNGEHLDHSKFNFSHIISELSYGPFYPSLVNPLDGTVNTAPDNFHKFQYYLSVVPTVYSVNSKSILTNQYAVTEQSKAVDERYIPGIFFKYDIEPILLTVHESRDGIISLLVKVINIMSGVLVAGHWGFTISDWIHDVIGRRRRSNGGVGVLGTKEGFDQ; from the exons ATGATGAATGGAATGGAAAAGTCAGATTATGACGAGGACAGGTTTGGTCCTAAGGAGGGAAGCTTGGTCAGCGCTTTCGATGCATTCC CCAAATCGAAGCCGCAATACATCCAACGAACATCGGGAGGTGGAAAATGGACAGTCGCCGTGTCTATCATCTCACTTGTCCTCATCTGGGGCGAACTCGGTCGCTGGTGGCGTGGCGCAGAGTCTCACAACTTCGAAGTCGAGGCTGGTGTTTCGCGAGAGCTTCAGATCAACATGGACATCgtggtgaagatgaactGCGACGATATCCATGTTAATGTCCAGGATGCGTCTGGCGATCATATCCTAGCTGCTAAGCGTCTCAAGGCTGATAGGACACTCTGGAGTCAATGGGTCGACAACAAGGGCATGCACAAGCTCGGGCGGGATAGCCAAGGCCGCGTCAACACTGGCTCTGGATATAACGAGTTGGGATATGAAGATGAGGGTTTCGGCGAGGAGCACGTTCACGATATTGTTGCGCTTGGCAAGAAGAGGGCCAAGTGGGCAAAGACACCCAAGTTCAGGGGCAATGCCGACAGCTGTCGTATCTATGGAAGTTTGGACTTGAACAAGGTGCAGGGTGATTTCCATATCACTGCGCGAGGCCATGGTTATCGGGGTAATGGCGAGCATCTCGACCACAGCA AGTTCAACTTCTCGCACATCATTTCGGAGCTTTCATACGGCCCATTCTACCCGTCGCTGGTCAACCCTCTCGACGGCACCGTCAACACAGCTCCCGACAACTTCCACAAGTTTCAATACTACCTCTCTGTTGTGCCTACTGTGTATAGCGTCAACTCAAAGTCCATCCTTACCAACCAATATGCTGTTACCGAGCAGAGTAAGGCGGTGGACGAGCGATATATCCCTGGTATTTTCTTCAAGTACGATATCGAGCCAATCCTGTTGACCGTTCACGAGAGCCGCGACGGCATCATTAGCCTGTTGGTCAAggtcatcaacatcatgagTGGTGTTCTCGTTGCTGGACACTGGGGTTTCACAATCAGCGATTGGATCCACGATGTGATCGGTCGACGACGTCGCAGTAacggtggtgttggtgttttgggaACCAAGGAGGGCTTTGATCAGTAG
- a CDS encoding P-loop containing nucleoside triphosphate hydrolase protein translates to MSAKRYAFLPMEEAGEEKGESSKQSAKQPSKKRKTEDTAARNKAALPDIRERSRQEYLKKREAERLALLRKQVAEETDELKSGVRLSEKEKAEFAKNREILRLAEERLNIDDHRDGYYMPEDYITEKGRLDRKKKEEALYKRHVEKDQFGREKFVTEHEEWEREQTTKVKAQIQRAERENNDYDLVMDESQYIQWKSDAKLPGDGRTLTKDQQAVLAQIDAAEKKVLSIQETRKSLPIYQYRDEFLAALEQYQVLVIVGETGSGKTTQLPQYLHEAGYTKNGMKVGCTQPRRVAAMSVAARVADEVGVKVGNEVGYTIRFEDCTSDKTILKYMTDGMLLREFMTDPGLSGYSALMIDEAHERTVHTDILLSLIKDLSRSRPDLKLLISSATMNAERFAQYFDDAPIFNIPGRRYPVDIYYTPAPEANYLAAAITTTFQIHTSQPQGDILIFLTGQDEIEAAELEISQTAKKLGNRIKELVICPIYANLPSELQSKIFEPTPDGARKVVLATNIAETSLTIDGIVYVIDPGYVKENVYNPATGMSNLVVVPCSRASANQRSGRAGRVGPGKCFRLYTKFAYMNEMDESTTPEIQRTNLNGVVLQLKSLGINELLDFEFMDPPPTEALIGALNQLFALQALNHRGELTKIGRQMAEFPTDPMLAKAVLAADKEGCVEEVLSIVSMLGEASALFFRPKDKKIHADSARNRFTIKDGGDHITLLNIWNQWVDSDFSPIWAKENFLQQRSLTRARDVRDQLEKLCERVEVAPSTCGATNLRPIKRAITSGFFPNAARLQKSGDGYRTVKNNTSVWIHPSSVLMSVDPPEKMVVYFELVQTTKEYMRSVMPIEPRWLTELAPHFHKKKDIEEMEEKKMPKQSQR, encoded by the coding sequence ATGAGCGCCAAACGCTATGCTTTTCTCCCGATGGAGGAGGCGGGAGAGGAGAAGGGGGAGTCATCGAAGCAGTCCGCGAAGCAACCCTCGAAAAAAAGGAAGACCGAAGATACTGCTGCACGGAATAAGGCGGCGCTACCTGATATTCGAGAACGATCGCGACAAGAATACctcaagaaaagagaggCCGAACGACTTGCTCTCTTGCGAAAGCAGGTTGCAGAAGAGACggatgagttgaagagcgGCGTGCGACTCTcggagaaggagaaggccgAATTTGCCAAGAACAGAGAGATCCTGCGCCTGGCCGAAGAACGACTCAATATTGACGACCATCGAGATGGATACTACATGCCCGAGGACTACATTACCGAGAAGGGACGACTCgatcgaaagaagaaggaagaggcaCTCTATAAGCGACACGTTGAAAAGGACCAGTTCGGGCGAGAGAAATTTGTTACTGAGCATGAAGAATGGGAACGGGAACAAACGACAAAGGTGAAAGCGCAAATCCAGCGCGCTGAACGAGAGAACAACGATTACGATCTTGTTATGGATGAATCACAATATATTCAGTGGAAATCGGACGCCAAACTGCCTGGCGACGGTCGAACATTGACCAAAGATCAACAAGCCGTGCTGGCGCAGATCGACGcagccgagaagaaggtaCTATCAATACAGGAGACACGAAAGAGTTTGCCCATTTACCAATATCGAGATGAATTCCTCGCTGCACTGGAGCAGTATCAAGTTCTTGTCATTGTTGGAGAGACTGGTAGTGGAAAGACGACTCAGCTACCACAATATCTCCACGAGGCGGGTTATACCAAGAACGGCATGAAAGTGGGATGTACACAACCTCGGCGAGTGGCCGCCATGAGTGTAGCAGCTCGTGTAGCCGACGAAGTTGGCGTCAAAGTCGGTAACGAGGTCGGATACACGATTCGATTCGAAGACTGCACCAGCGACAAGACTATCCTCAAGTATATGACTGATGGAATGTTGTTAAGAGAATTCATGACAGACCCAGGGCTCTCAGGCTATTCAGCGCTGATGATCGACGAAGCTCACGAACGTACCGTACATACCGATATCCTCTTGTCATTAATCAAGGATCTCTCGAGATCGCGACCTGATTTGAAGCTGCTGATTTCGTCAGCTACCATGAACGCCGAGAGGTTCGCACAGTATTTCGATGATGCACCTATCTTCAATATTCCTGGTCGACGATATCCAGTCGATATTTACTACACACCTGCTCCCGAAGCGAATTACCTGGCTGCGGCCATCACGACAACATTCCAGATCCATACATCCCAACCCCAGGGTGATATtctgatcttcttgactgGTCAAGACGAAATTGAAGCCGCTGAGCTCGAAATTTCCCAAACAGCAAAAAAGCTCGGCAACCGCATCAAAGAACTTGTTATCTGCCCAATCTACGCAAATCTTCCCTCGGAGTTACAATCCAAGATCTTCGAACCTACACCAGACGGGGCTCGAAAGGTAGTGCTGGCTACCAACATTGCCGAAACCAGTTTGACCATTGATGGAATTGTCTATGTTATTGATCCAGGCTATGTGAAGGAAAACGTCTACAATCCCGCCACCGGCATGTCGAACTTGGTTGTTGTTCCTTGCTCGAGAGCTTCTGCGAACCAGCGAAGTGGTCGAGCCGGTCGTGTTGGCCCAGGAAAGTGTTTCCGTCTATATACAAAGTTCGCATACATGAACGAAATGGACGAATCAACTACACCAGAAATCCAGCGAACAAACCTGAACGGTGTCGTGCTTCAACTAAAGTCCTTGGGCATTAACGAACTCCTCGACTTCGAGTTCATGGATCCTCCGCCAACAGAAGCTCTTATTGGCGCGCTGAATCAGTTATTCGCTTTGCAAGCATTGAACCATCGTGGGGAGTTGACTAAGATTGGCCGTCAAATGGCCGAATTCCCTACAGACCCTATGCTGGCCAAGGCCGTATTAGCTGCCGACAAGGAGGGCTGCGTCGAGGAGGTCCTATCCATCGTTTCGATGCTTGGTGAAGCCTCCGCGCTGTTCTTCCGACCCAAGGACAAGAAAATCCACGCAGATAGCGCCCGAAACCGATTCACAATCAAGGACGGTGGTGATCATATAACGCTCCTCAATATTTGGAACCAATGGGTTGACAGCGACTTCTCCCCCATCTGGGCGAAGGAGAATTTCCTTCAACAACGTTCTCTCACAAGGGCACGCGATGTTCGCGATCAACTGGAAAAGTTATGCGAAAGAGTCGAAGTTGCCCCCTCTACGTGTGGTGCCACCAACCTTCGCCCGATTAAACGCGCCATCACATCAGGCTTCTTCCCCAACGCTGCACGACTGCAGAAAAGCGGTGATGGTTACAGAACAGTCAAAAACAACACATCTGTGTGGATCCACCCCAGCAGCGTTCTGATGTCCGTCGACCCGCCTGAGAAGATGGTGGTTTATTTTGAGCTTGTGCAGACGACCAAGGAATATATGCGTAGTGTTATGCCGATTGAGCCAAGGTGGCTAACGGAGTTGGCACCGCATTTTCACaaaaagaaggatattgaggagatggaggagaagaaaatgCCAAAGCAAAGTCAACGTTAA